From a single Cryptococcus neoformans var. neoformans B-3501A chromosome 3, whole genome shotgun sequence genomic region:
- a CDS encoding hypothetical protein (HMMPfam hit to ADH_zinc_N, Zinc-binding dehydrogenase, score: 169.1, E(): 9e-48) yields MSSTMKAVAYTRYGGPEVTQIRSFSVPLPKKGEVQVRVAAGGLNPVDWHQRGGEFKYITPWTLPVIAGNEFSGTVTVVGDDVAKFAVGDRVVCRTTKSAMGGLGSYVVMPASIVAKAPTTVDLVDAAGLPLAGLTAEQALDTLDVKAGDRILITGGAGGVGLFAIQIAKIRGAHVTTTASDAGKPYVLKAGADTVIDYRNQKLAELPEKFVKVFDVAGGEEALISDVIPAVAEGGHIVSVAGPLIPGVFDTILPAWKSLLINLVLSSRSRAVRNAAASHGVRYEYLFMRPDGVQLEHLCNLVDEGKLVINIDSRFKLVDFARAFERLESGRSKGKVIIEFPDSEEEQTAVQEASERTK; encoded by the coding sequence ATGTCATCGACAATGAAAGCGGTCGCCTACACGCGCTATGGCGGACCAGAAGTGACACAGATCCGCTCATTTTCGGTCCCATTGCCCAAAAAGGGTGAGGTGCAGGTGCGCGTCGCCGCAGGCGGCTTGAACCCAGTCGACTGGCACCAGCGAGGCGGCGAGTTCAAGTATATCACGCCATGGACTCTGCCGGTGATCGCAGGTAACGAGTTTTCGGGCACCGTAACCGTTGTCGGCGATGATGTGGCGAAGTTTGCTGTTGGCGACAGGGTTGTGTGCCGGACTACGAAATCCGCAATGGGAGGTTTGGGGTCATACGTCGTGATGCCTGCTTCTATAGTTGCAAAGGCGCCTACAACGGTCGATCTTGTTGACGCCGCCGGTCTTCCCCTCGCTGGCCTCACCGCCGAACAAGCTCTCGACACGCTGGATGTCAAGGCTGGCGATCGCATCCTGATCACCGGTGGTGCTGGAGGCGTTGGCTTGTTCGCCATCCAGATTGCCAAAATCCGTGGGGCTCACGTCACCACCACGGCATCGGACGCTGGTAAACCATATGTCCTCAAGGCGGGCGCCGATACGGTCATCGATTACCGAAATCAGAAGTTGGCGGAATTGCCCGAGAAATTTGTCAAGGTCTTTGACGTGGCTGGGGGGGAGGAAGCGCTTATCAGTGACGTTATCCCTGCCGTGGCAGAAGGCGGACACATCGTCTCGGTGGCTGGTCCTTTAATTCCGGGCGTCTTTGATACCATCCTTCCAGCCTGGAAGTCGCTGTTAATCAATTTGGTCCTAAGCTCCCGTTCTCGCGCCGTGCGTAACGCTGCCGCCTCCCACGGTGTCCGTTACGAGTACCTTTTTATGCGGCCTGATGGCGTGCAGCTTGAGCACCTCTGTAATCTCGTTGATGAGGGTAAGCTTGTCATCAACATTGACTCGCGCTTCAAGCTGGTCGATTTCGCCAGAGCATTTGAGAGATTGGAATCAGGTCGGTCCAAGGGCAAAGTCATCATTGAATTCCCCGAcagcgaggaagagcagacGGCAGTTCAGGAGGCGTCTGAAAGGACGAAGTAA
- a CDS encoding hypothetical protein (Match to EST gb|CF194166.1|CF194166; HMMPfam hit to adh_short, short chain dehydrogenase, score: 153.4, E(): 4.9e-43) — MPSSKPLFNTTRLQGKTAVVTGASGGIGAATAVLFARAGCNVILLARRQDALHKVAQQCKEEGAEGIKVFIKTLDVNDRKAVDDLIPALKKEGFETFDVLVNNAGGAIGKDKVGEIFISVMQITQLFLNEMKKVDTGHIINIGSIAGREPYAGGGVYCAVKHAVRSFTSTLMKEVVATGIRVTEVAPGFVETNFSVTRFRGDEAAAKKIYEGMQPLLAEDIAEEVVWCALRPPHVQIAEMLVFPNAQASAEIIARKISS, encoded by the exons ATGCCCTCCTCAAAGCCGCTGTTCAACACAACACG TCTCCAAGGCAAGACCG CCGTCGTTACTGGCGCTTCGGGCGGTATCGGCGCTGCCACTGCCGTTCTCTTTGCCCGAGCTGGATGTAatgtcatcctcctcgctcGTCGCCAAGATGCCCTCCACAAAGTTGCCCAGCAAtgcaaggaagaaggcgctGAAGGCATCAAGGTGTTTATCAAGACGCTCGATGTGAATGATAGGAAGGCCGTGGACGATCTGATCCCTGCGCTTAAGAAGGAGGGCTTTGAGACTTTTGATGT TTTGGTCAACAATGCGGGTGGTGCTATTGGCAAGGATAAAGTTGGAG AAATCT TCATCTCCGTCATGCAAATCACCCAGCTCTTCTTGAacgagatgaagaaggtcgaCACTGGC cacatcatcaacattgGCTCTATTGCTGGCCGAGAGCCATATGCCGGG GGCGGTGTCTACTGCGCTGTCAAACACGCCGTTAGATCCTTCACCAGCACCCTCATGAAAGAAGTCGTCGCTACCGGTATTCGAGTGACAGAGGTCGCTCCCGGATTTGTTGAGACCAATTTTTCGGTCACAAGATTTAGGGGAGACGAGGCTGCTGCCAAGAAGATTTATGAGGGGATGCAACCTT TGCTGGCTGAGGATATCGCCGAAGAAGTCGTCTGGTGTGCCCTTCGGCCTCCTCATGTACAGATCGCCGAAATGC TGGTTTTCCCTAATGCCCAGGCTAGTGCGGAAATTATTGCCAGAAAGATATCATCATAG